One Oryza brachyantha chromosome 3, ObraRS2, whole genome shotgun sequence DNA segment encodes these proteins:
- the LOC102700603 gene encoding novel plant SNARE 13-like isoform X1: MASDVPMSPELEQIDGEVQDIFRALQNGFQKMDKIKDSNRQAKQLEDLTAKMKECKRLIKEFDRILKDEESNNPPEVHKQLNDRKQYMIKELNSYVTLRKTYQSSLGNNNKRVELFDMGAGSSEPAAEDNIQMASAMSNQQLMDAGREQMTQTDQAIDRSKMVVMQTIETGTQTASALTQQVGLILHYILQDFLITCFYWQSGILVLLVGNLEQQIYFSLQTEQMKRIDNELDSVHFSLKKASQLVKEIGRQVATDKCIMALLFLIVCGVIAIIVVKIVNPRNKNIRDIPGLAPPAQNFQISNRRLLSVEIFSGL; this comes from the exons ATGGCGAGCGACGTGCCCATGAGCCCGGAGTTGGAGCAGATCGACGGCGAGGTCCAGGACATCTTCCGCGCGCTCCA aaatGGATTTCAAAAGATGGACAAGATTAAAGATTCAAATAGGCAAGCTAAACAGCTGGAGGATCTCACAGCAAAAATGAAGGAGTGCAAGCG CTTGATCAAAGAGTTTGATCGTATACTGAAAGATGAAGAGTCGAACAACCCTCCTGAGGTCCACAAGCAGCTAAATGACAGAAAGCAGTATATG ATCAAAGAGTTGAATTCCTATGTTACCTTGAGGAAGAC ATATCAAAGTAGCCTtggtaataataataagagaGTTGAGCTCTTTGATATGGGTGCTGGAAGTAGTGAACCTGCTGCTGAGGACAACATTCAAATGGCATCAG CTATGTCAAATCAACAGCTAATGGATGCTGGAAGAGAACAAATGACTCAGACTGATCAAGCTATTGACCGTTCAAAAATG GTTGTGATGCAAACTATTGAAACTGGAACTCAAACTGCTTCAGCATTAACACAGCAAGTAGGTCTTATTTTGCATTACATACTACAGGATTTTCTTATCACATGCTTCTATTGGCAATCTGGTATACTTGTGCTGTTAGTAGGCAATCTGGAACAAcaaatctatttttctttgcagACAGAACAAATGAAGAGAATTGACAATGAGTTGGATTCTGTTCACTTTTCATTGAAGAAGGCAAGCCAGCTGGTGAAAGAGATTGGCCGTCAG GTTGCAACTGACAAATGCATCATGGCATTGCTTTTTCTGATAGTTTGCGGTGTGATTGCAATTATTGTTGTTAAG ATTGTGAACCCACGTAACAAGAACATCCGCGACATCCCAGGACTTGCTCCGCCTGCTCAAAATTTCCAGATTAGTAACAGGAGATTGTTGTCGGTAGAAATCTTCAGTGGCCTGTGA
- the LOC102700603 gene encoding novel plant SNARE 13-like isoform X3, giving the protein MASDVPMSPELEQIDGEVQDIFRALQNGFQKMDKIKDSNRQAKQLEDLTAKMKECKRLIKEFDRILKDEESNNPPEVHKQLNDRKQYMIKELNSYVTLRKTYQSSLGNNNKRVELFDMGAGSSEPAAEDNIQMASAMSNQQLMDAGREQMTQTDQAIDRSKMVVMQTIETGTQTASALTQQTEQMKRIDNELDSVHFSLKKASQLVKEIGRQIVNPRNKNIRDIPGLAPPAQNFQISNRRLLSVEIFSGL; this is encoded by the exons ATGGCGAGCGACGTGCCCATGAGCCCGGAGTTGGAGCAGATCGACGGCGAGGTCCAGGACATCTTCCGCGCGCTCCA aaatGGATTTCAAAAGATGGACAAGATTAAAGATTCAAATAGGCAAGCTAAACAGCTGGAGGATCTCACAGCAAAAATGAAGGAGTGCAAGCG CTTGATCAAAGAGTTTGATCGTATACTGAAAGATGAAGAGTCGAACAACCCTCCTGAGGTCCACAAGCAGCTAAATGACAGAAAGCAGTATATG ATCAAAGAGTTGAATTCCTATGTTACCTTGAGGAAGAC ATATCAAAGTAGCCTtggtaataataataagagaGTTGAGCTCTTTGATATGGGTGCTGGAAGTAGTGAACCTGCTGCTGAGGACAACATTCAAATGGCATCAG CTATGTCAAATCAACAGCTAATGGATGCTGGAAGAGAACAAATGACTCAGACTGATCAAGCTATTGACCGTTCAAAAATG GTTGTGATGCAAACTATTGAAACTGGAACTCAAACTGCTTCAGCATTAACACAGCAA ACAGAACAAATGAAGAGAATTGACAATGAGTTGGATTCTGTTCACTTTTCATTGAAGAAGGCAAGCCAGCTGGTGAAAGAGATTGGCCGTCAG ATTGTGAACCCACGTAACAAGAACATCCGCGACATCCCAGGACTTGCTCCGCCTGCTCAAAATTTCCAGATTAGTAACAGGAGATTGTTGTCGGTAGAAATCTTCAGTGGCCTGTGA
- the LOC102700603 gene encoding novel plant SNARE 12-like isoform X2 yields the protein MASDVPMSPELEQIDGEVQDIFRALQNGFQKMDKIKDSNRQAKQLEDLTAKMKECKRLIKEFDRILKDEESNNPPEVHKQLNDRKQYMIKELNSYVTLRKTYQSSLGNNNKRVELFDMGAGSSEPAAEDNIQMASAMSNQQLMDAGREQMTQTDQAIDRSKMVVMQTIETGTQTASALTQQTEQMKRIDNELDSVHFSLKKASQLVKEIGRQVATDKCIMALLFLIVCGVIAIIVVKIVNPRNKNIRDIPGLAPPAQNFQISNRRLLSVEIFSGL from the exons ATGGCGAGCGACGTGCCCATGAGCCCGGAGTTGGAGCAGATCGACGGCGAGGTCCAGGACATCTTCCGCGCGCTCCA aaatGGATTTCAAAAGATGGACAAGATTAAAGATTCAAATAGGCAAGCTAAACAGCTGGAGGATCTCACAGCAAAAATGAAGGAGTGCAAGCG CTTGATCAAAGAGTTTGATCGTATACTGAAAGATGAAGAGTCGAACAACCCTCCTGAGGTCCACAAGCAGCTAAATGACAGAAAGCAGTATATG ATCAAAGAGTTGAATTCCTATGTTACCTTGAGGAAGAC ATATCAAAGTAGCCTtggtaataataataagagaGTTGAGCTCTTTGATATGGGTGCTGGAAGTAGTGAACCTGCTGCTGAGGACAACATTCAAATGGCATCAG CTATGTCAAATCAACAGCTAATGGATGCTGGAAGAGAACAAATGACTCAGACTGATCAAGCTATTGACCGTTCAAAAATG GTTGTGATGCAAACTATTGAAACTGGAACTCAAACTGCTTCAGCATTAACACAGCAA ACAGAACAAATGAAGAGAATTGACAATGAGTTGGATTCTGTTCACTTTTCATTGAAGAAGGCAAGCCAGCTGGTGAAAGAGATTGGCCGTCAG GTTGCAACTGACAAATGCATCATGGCATTGCTTTTTCTGATAGTTTGCGGTGTGATTGCAATTATTGTTGTTAAG ATTGTGAACCCACGTAACAAGAACATCCGCGACATCCCAGGACTTGCTCCGCCTGCTCAAAATTTCCAGATTAGTAACAGGAGATTGTTGTCGGTAGAAATCTTCAGTGGCCTGTGA